The Blastococcus sp. HT6-4 genome window below encodes:
- a CDS encoding DUF2071 domain-containing protein, which produces MADPEPLSPTAPRPAGRTVFTQGWRDVAFLHWAVDPARVAPLLPAGTRPDVVDGATYVGLIPFRMQRIGLLGTPGIPYLGSFAETNVRLYSVDAQGRRGVVFRSLDAERLVPVLAARWAARLPYAWSRMRIERAGDRWTYSCRRRWPGPAGARSRLTVQVGGPLAEPDPLALFLTARWGLHRAGRRGAAYWRNEHPAWPLHRAELVDLDDSLLPAAGLGDLPGPPDSVLFSPGVDVRFGPVVRPGREPSRPGREPRGPRRLPRP; this is translated from the coding sequence GTGGCCGATCCCGAACCGCTCAGCCCGACCGCCCCGCGACCGGCGGGGCGCACCGTGTTCACCCAGGGCTGGCGCGACGTCGCGTTCCTGCACTGGGCGGTGGACCCGGCGCGCGTCGCCCCCCTGCTGCCGGCCGGCACCCGCCCGGACGTCGTCGACGGCGCCACGTACGTCGGGCTCATCCCGTTCCGCATGCAGCGGATCGGGCTGCTCGGGACGCCGGGGATCCCCTACCTCGGCTCGTTCGCCGAGACCAACGTCCGCCTCTACTCGGTCGACGCGCAGGGGCGCAGGGGCGTCGTCTTCCGGTCGCTGGACGCCGAACGCCTGGTTCCCGTGCTCGCCGCGCGCTGGGCGGCACGGCTGCCGTACGCCTGGTCGCGCATGCGGATCGAGCGCGCCGGCGACCGCTGGACCTACAGCTGCCGCCGGCGCTGGCCCGGCCCCGCGGGTGCCCGCAGCAGGCTGACCGTCCAGGTGGGCGGTCCGCTGGCCGAGCCCGACCCCCTGGCCCTGTTCCTGACCGCCCGGTGGGGGCTGCACCGGGCCGGACGTCGCGGTGCCGCCTACTGGCGCAACGAGCACCCGGCCTGGCCGCTGCACCGGGCGGAGCTGGTCGACCTGGACGACTCGCTCCTGCCCGCAGCCGGCCTGGGGGACCTCCCGGGCCCGCCCGACAGCGTCCTGTTCTCCCCGGGCGTCGACGTCCGCTTCGGCCCCGTGGTCAGGCCCGGGCGGGAACCTTCCCGTCCAGGTCGTGAGCCTCGCGGACCACGTCGACTACCTCGCCCATGA
- a CDS encoding enoyl-CoA hydratase-related protein produces MADDGAPRVERDGDVVRITMTRAARRNALSREHLTQLLAAVTEAGESDAAGIVLAAEGPVFSAGHDFADVAGAALPEVRSLLRLCTELMQTVQDVPQVVMARVHALATAAGCQLVASCDLAVAAESAGFAAPGGKGGWFCHTPMVAIARNVGRKRAMELALTGDVIDAATALDWGLVNRVVPDADLDTAVDELMGRATRGSRASKAWGKQTMYAQLDRPERDAYTTAIEVMAAASQLPGAREGMASFLEKRRPVWPD; encoded by the coding sequence ATGGCTGACGACGGCGCACCCCGGGTCGAGCGCGACGGCGACGTCGTCCGCATCACGATGACGCGCGCGGCGAGACGCAATGCGCTCTCCCGCGAGCACCTCACCCAGTTGCTCGCGGCCGTGACCGAGGCGGGGGAGAGCGACGCCGCGGGCATCGTGCTGGCGGCCGAGGGGCCGGTGTTCAGCGCCGGGCACGACTTCGCCGACGTGGCCGGCGCCGCCCTGCCCGAGGTCCGCAGCCTGCTGCGGCTGTGCACCGAGCTGATGCAGACCGTCCAGGACGTGCCCCAGGTCGTCATGGCGCGCGTGCACGCGCTGGCCACGGCCGCCGGCTGCCAGCTGGTCGCCTCCTGCGACCTGGCCGTCGCGGCGGAGTCGGCCGGGTTCGCCGCCCCGGGCGGCAAGGGCGGCTGGTTCTGCCACACGCCGATGGTCGCGATCGCCCGCAACGTCGGCCGCAAGCGCGCGATGGAGCTGGCGCTGACCGGCGACGTCATCGACGCCGCGACCGCGCTGGACTGGGGGCTGGTGAACCGGGTGGTGCCCGACGCCGACCTGGACACCGCCGTCGACGAGCTGATGGGCCGGGCGACCCGCGGCTCGCGGGCCAGCAAGGCGTGGGGCAAGCAGACGATGTACGCCCAGCTGGACCGGCCCGAGCGCGACGCCTACACGACCGCGATCGAGGTCATGGCCGCGGCCAGCCAGCTGCCCGGCGCCCGCGAGGGCATGGCCTCGTTCCTCGAGAAGCGCCGTCCGGTCTGGCCGGACTGA
- a CDS encoding dicarboxylate/amino acid:cation symporter, which yields MLARLRRVPFAAQVLIGLVLGVALGLVALDMGPVGPDEPNWLTSTLQTVGSTFVTLLKALVPPLIVTAVIVSIANLGQVANAARLAGQTLLWFAITALIAVSIGIGLGLLTDPGRNSSVDAASAAAPERTGGWWDFLTGLVPGNILGLQGSAEGALSFNVLQLIVISAAIGIAALKVGEAAEPFLGFVRSALAIVQKVLWWVILLAPIGTVGLIGNAVASYGWESLGSLGIFAGAVYAGLALVLFVVYPVLLRLHGLSPLRWFAGAWPAIQLAFVSRSSIGTLPVTERVTEQNLGVPRSYASFAVPLGATTKMDGCAAIYPALAAIFVAGFFDVDLSITDYLLIVLVSVVGSAATAGVTGAVVMLTLTLSTLGLPLAGVGLLLAVDPILDMGRTAVNVAGQALVPTIVARREGILDLDRFRGVAGTEPLARADERGGVDADLEASVPA from the coding sequence GTGCTCGCACGTCTCCGCCGCGTCCCGTTCGCGGCCCAGGTCCTCATCGGCCTCGTCCTCGGCGTCGCCCTCGGGCTCGTCGCCCTCGACATGGGCCCCGTCGGCCCGGACGAGCCGAACTGGCTGACCAGCACCCTGCAGACCGTCGGCTCCACCTTCGTCACCCTGCTCAAGGCGCTGGTGCCACCGCTGATCGTCACGGCGGTCATCGTCAGCATCGCCAACCTCGGGCAGGTGGCCAACGCCGCCCGGCTCGCCGGCCAGACGCTGCTCTGGTTCGCGATCACCGCCCTGATCGCGGTCTCGATCGGCATCGGCCTGGGCCTGCTCACCGACCCGGGCCGGAACAGCTCGGTCGACGCCGCGAGCGCTGCGGCCCCCGAGCGGACCGGTGGGTGGTGGGACTTCCTCACCGGCCTGGTGCCCGGCAACATCCTCGGCCTCCAGGGCTCCGCGGAGGGCGCGCTCTCGTTCAACGTGCTGCAGCTGATCGTGATCTCGGCCGCCATCGGCATCGCCGCGCTCAAGGTGGGGGAGGCGGCCGAGCCGTTCCTGGGCTTCGTCCGCTCGGCCCTGGCGATCGTCCAGAAGGTGCTCTGGTGGGTCATCCTCCTGGCGCCGATCGGCACGGTCGGCCTGATCGGCAACGCCGTCGCCAGCTACGGCTGGGAGTCCCTGGGCTCGCTGGGCATCTTCGCCGGTGCCGTCTACGCGGGGCTGGCGCTCGTGCTGTTCGTGGTCTACCCCGTCCTCCTGCGGCTGCACGGCCTGTCGCCGCTGCGCTGGTTCGCCGGCGCGTGGCCGGCCATCCAGCTCGCCTTCGTGTCGCGCTCGTCGATCGGCACGCTGCCGGTGACCGAGCGGGTCACCGAGCAGAACCTCGGCGTCCCGCGGTCCTACGCCTCGTTCGCCGTCCCGCTCGGGGCGACGACGAAGATGGACGGCTGCGCCGCGATCTACCCGGCGCTGGCGGCGATCTTCGTGGCCGGGTTCTTCGACGTGGACCTGTCGATCACCGACTACCTGCTGATCGTGCTCGTCTCCGTGGTCGGGTCGGCGGCCACCGCCGGGGTCACCGGCGCCGTGGTCATGCTGACCCTGACGCTGTCCACCCTGGGCCTGCCGCTGGCCGGCGTCGGCCTGCTCCTGGCGGTCGACCCGATCCTCGACATGGGCCGTACCGCGGTCAACGTCGCCGGCCAGGCGCTCGTGCCGACCATCGTGGCCCGGCGCGAGGGGATCCTCGACCTGGACCGGTTCCGGGGGGTCGCCGGCACCGAGCCGCTGGCCCGGGCCGACGAGCGCGGCGGTGTCGATGCCGACCTCGAGGCGTCCGTCCCCGCCTGA
- a CDS encoding protein meaA translates to MPFPSAPKERDRPWVMRTYAGHSSPAESNALYRRNLAKGQTGLSVAFDLPTQTGYDPDDELAVGEVGKVGVPVTHIGDMRALFDGIPLDEMNTSMTINATAMWLLALYQAVAEEHGHDVTKLAGTTQNDIIKEYLSRGTYVFPPGPSMRLITDMVAYTVTTMPKWNPINICSYHLQEAGATPVQEIAYAMSTAIAVLDSVRDSGQVPEERFGEVVARISFFVNAGVRFVEEMCKMRAFTQLWDELTKERYGVEDPKHRRFRYGVQVNSLGLTEAQPENNVQRIVLEMLAVTLSKDARARAVQLPAWNEALGLPRPWDQQWSLRLQQVLAYETDLLEYDDLFTGSVVVEQKVAELVEGARAEIARVQEMGGAVTAVESGYMKGQLVGSLAERRRRMESGEDVVVGVNKFDTTEPNPLTADLDTAIMVVDPAVEAAAQDAVREWRAGRDPETVERALQRLREVAGTTENLMAATLDCARAGVTTGEWAGVLREVFGEYRAPTGVAAAAGGGEANQSLTDVRERVRATGEEIGGRLRFLVGKPGLDGHSNGAEQIAVRARDAGFEVVYQGIRLTPAQIVSAAVEEDVHVVGLSVLSGSHLQVVPAVLQGLKEAGLDDVPVVVGGIIPDSDARRLRDQGVARVFTPKDFGLNDIMGEVVDVVREAHDLDGKVPARA, encoded by the coding sequence ATGCCGTTCCCTTCAGCGCCGAAGGAGCGCGACCGCCCCTGGGTCATGCGCACCTACGCCGGCCACTCCTCGCCGGCCGAGTCCAACGCCCTCTACCGGCGAAACCTCGCGAAGGGCCAGACCGGTCTCTCGGTCGCCTTCGACCTGCCCACGCAGACCGGCTACGACCCCGACGACGAGCTCGCCGTCGGCGAGGTCGGGAAGGTCGGCGTCCCGGTCACGCACATCGGTGACATGCGGGCGCTCTTCGACGGCATCCCGCTGGACGAGATGAACACGTCGATGACCATCAACGCGACGGCGATGTGGCTGCTGGCGCTCTACCAGGCGGTCGCCGAGGAGCACGGACACGACGTCACGAAGCTCGCGGGGACCACGCAGAACGACATCATCAAGGAGTACCTGTCGCGCGGGACCTACGTCTTCCCGCCCGGCCCGTCGATGCGGCTGATCACCGACATGGTCGCCTACACGGTGACGACCATGCCGAAGTGGAACCCGATCAACATCTGCAGCTACCACCTGCAGGAGGCCGGCGCGACGCCGGTGCAGGAGATCGCCTACGCGATGAGCACCGCCATCGCCGTCCTGGACTCCGTCCGCGACTCCGGCCAGGTGCCCGAGGAGCGCTTCGGCGAGGTCGTCGCCCGCATCTCCTTCTTCGTCAACGCGGGCGTCCGCTTCGTCGAGGAGATGTGCAAGATGCGCGCCTTCACCCAGCTCTGGGACGAGCTGACGAAGGAGCGCTACGGCGTCGAGGACCCCAAGCACCGGCGCTTCCGCTACGGCGTCCAGGTCAACTCCCTCGGGCTCACCGAGGCCCAGCCGGAGAACAACGTCCAGCGCATCGTGCTGGAGATGCTCGCGGTCACCCTCTCCAAGGACGCCCGGGCCCGGGCGGTGCAGCTGCCGGCCTGGAACGAGGCCCTCGGCCTGCCCCGGCCGTGGGACCAGCAGTGGTCGCTGCGCCTGCAGCAGGTGCTCGCCTACGAGACCGACCTGCTCGAGTACGACGACCTGTTCACCGGCTCGGTGGTCGTCGAGCAGAAGGTGGCCGAGCTCGTCGAGGGCGCGCGCGCGGAGATCGCGCGGGTGCAGGAGATGGGCGGCGCGGTCACCGCCGTCGAGTCCGGCTACATGAAGGGCCAGCTGGTCGGCTCCCTGGCCGAGCGCCGGCGCCGGATGGAGAGCGGTGAGGACGTCGTCGTCGGCGTCAACAAGTTCGACACCACCGAGCCCAACCCGCTGACCGCCGACCTCGACACCGCGATCATGGTCGTGGACCCGGCCGTGGAGGCCGCCGCGCAGGACGCGGTGCGCGAGTGGCGGGCCGGGCGGGACCCGGAGACGGTCGAGCGCGCGCTGCAGCGGCTGCGGGAGGTCGCCGGCACGACCGAGAACCTCATGGCCGCCACCCTCGACTGCGCCCGCGCCGGCGTGACGACGGGGGAGTGGGCCGGGGTGCTGCGTGAGGTGTTCGGCGAGTACCGGGCACCGACCGGCGTCGCCGCGGCGGCCGGTGGCGGCGAAGCGAACCAGTCGCTCACCGACGTCCGGGAGCGGGTGCGCGCCACGGGTGAGGAGATCGGCGGGCGGCTGCGGTTCCTGGTGGGCAAGCCCGGCCTGGACGGGCACTCGAACGGCGCCGAGCAGATCGCGGTGCGCGCCCGGGACGCCGGGTTCGAGGTCGTCTACCAGGGCATCCGGCTCACGCCGGCGCAGATCGTCTCCGCCGCCGTCGAGGAGGACGTGCACGTCGTGGGCCTGTCGGTGCTCTCCGGCTCGCACCTGCAGGTGGTCCCGGCGGTCCTGCAGGGGCTGAAGGAGGCGGGCCTCGACGACGTCCCGGTCGTCGTCGGCGGCATCATCCCCGACAGCGACGCCCGGCGGCTGCGCGACCAGGGGGTCGCCCGGGTGTTCACGCCCAAGGACTTCGGGCTCAACGACATCATGGGCGAGGTAGTCGACGTGGTCCGCGAGGCTCACGACCTGGACGGGAAGGTTCCCGCCCGGGCCTGA
- a CDS encoding EAL domain-containing protein, with protein sequence MPAAGGTTTASAGGLAGDWVHWLLDAARTRLGMEIAWVSLFTEGSQRITSATGELDAMNVQEGMTAPLEGSYCVRVLSGQLPPVVTGARRDPRTRDLPITGDLGIGSYVGAPLRGVDQRPVGMLCCVSRDPGTHLDADAVRTVELLADLISDHLQHPRPASARDLAARRERVRTFLAQGAVEVVLQPVVDMVTGAVAGHEALSRFPGWGGDGPAELFGEAAAIGIGVELEEAAARAALRAAGRLPGGLSLAVNLSADALLCPTVVDLLLAHAGCPLCVEITEHSPVDDYEAVVAVTRRLRRAGVAVSVDDAGAGYASLRHILRLNPDVIKLDIGLVMGLQADRARQAMTSAMVAFAGETGARLIAEGVEEAAERDTLVARGVRYGQGYLFGRPRPAGDVLADLVIH encoded by the coding sequence GTGCCTGCTGCTGGGGGAACCACCACGGCGAGCGCCGGCGGGCTCGCCGGCGACTGGGTGCACTGGCTGCTCGACGCGGCCCGCACGCGGCTCGGCATGGAGATCGCCTGGGTGTCCCTCTTCACGGAGGGCAGCCAGCGGATCACCTCGGCCACCGGCGAGCTCGATGCCATGAACGTGCAGGAAGGGATGACCGCGCCCCTGGAGGGCTCCTACTGCGTGCGGGTGCTCAGCGGGCAGCTGCCGCCCGTGGTCACCGGCGCCCGTCGCGATCCGCGGACGCGGGACCTGCCGATCACCGGTGACCTGGGCATCGGCTCCTACGTCGGCGCCCCGCTCCGCGGCGTGGACCAGCGCCCGGTCGGGATGCTGTGCTGCGTGAGCCGGGACCCGGGCACGCACCTGGACGCCGACGCGGTGCGCACGGTCGAGCTGCTGGCCGACCTGATCAGCGACCACCTGCAGCACCCGCGCCCGGCATCCGCGCGGGACCTCGCCGCCCGCCGCGAGCGGGTGCGCACCTTCCTGGCGCAGGGCGCCGTCGAGGTCGTCCTGCAGCCGGTGGTCGACATGGTGACCGGCGCGGTCGCCGGCCACGAGGCCCTCAGCCGCTTTCCCGGGTGGGGTGGGGACGGGCCGGCGGAGCTGTTCGGCGAGGCGGCCGCCATCGGCATCGGCGTCGAGCTGGAGGAGGCGGCGGCCCGGGCCGCGCTCCGAGCCGCCGGCCGGCTGCCCGGCGGGCTGAGCCTGGCGGTGAACCTCTCGGCCGACGCGCTGCTCTGCCCCACCGTCGTCGACCTGCTGCTGGCGCACGCGGGCTGCCCGCTGTGCGTGGAGATCACCGAGCACAGCCCGGTCGACGACTACGAGGCCGTCGTCGCGGTCACGCGGCGGCTGCGCCGCGCCGGCGTCGCCGTCAGCGTGGACGACGCCGGCGCCGGCTACGCCAGCCTGCGGCACATCCTGCGGCTGAACCCCGACGTGATCAAACTCGACATCGGGCTGGTGATGGGGCTGCAGGCCGATCGCGCCCGCCAGGCGATGACGTCGGCGATGGTGGCGTTCGCCGGGGAGACCGGCGCCCGGCTGATCGCCGAGGGCGTGGAGGAGGCCGCGGAGCGGGACACCCTGGTCGCCCGCGGCGTCCGGTACGGGCAGGGATACCTGTTCGGCCGGCCCCGCCCCGCCGGCGACGTCCTGGCCGACCTCGTCATCCACTGA